CATTGGATACAAAAAATATGAAGAAAATTACTATACAGCTGATTCCATTGAATGTGTTTCTGGACTTACTTTCAATGCAGCACAATCTGGAGCCAGAATATTAAATTTGATTACAGTAGAAGATGTAATTGTTAAGGATAAATGTATTTCAGGTCTAGTTATTAATTGGGCCGCTGTTGAAAAAACAAGAATGCCTATTGATCCTATAATGATAGAATCAAAATATGTTCTTGATGCTACCGGACATGATGCATCAGTTGTAAATAAATTAGTAACCAGAATGGGAAATGTTTTAAACACTCCTAACGGAACTTTGGAAGGCGAAAAGCCAATGTGGGCAAATCGAGGAGAAGAACAGGTGGTTGAAAATACCCGTGAAGTTTACCCTGGTCTTTATGTATCTGGTATGGCTGCCAATGCAACTTTTGGTGGTCAAAGAATGGGACCAATTTTTGGAGGTATGTTAATTTCAGGACAAAAAGTTGCCCAGGAATTAATAAAGAAAATAAAAAGCCGTTAACATATGACATACATAGGTTAATTACTCTATCCTATATTTAAAATAAAAATGTATCCTGCAGAATAGACACGGAAAATGATATCGTATATAATCTTACAGGATACTCTTATATTTAATCAATAACCTTATGTATCATTTTTTGAAATGCCTTATCAGATAGGATTTCATTTGTAACAAACTTACCATTATAAAACAAGCTATATGTAGTAAACGGTGCTGGGGACATTCTTGCTTCCTTAGTTGATTCAAATCGTATTGATTTAAATGCAATTTTTTTCTCAGAAGCAACCTTTTCAATGATAGGCACATACTTTGCAGTAAACGGACATTGATTTGAATAATATAAAACAAAACCTTGCTCTTTAATTGAAGGTACTTTTATATGTTTCATAAAACTGGGCTTAAGTACATTTTCATGAAATGGCAAATAAAATAATTCATAGAAAGGCTTTGAAGTATCAGCCAATTCAAATTTCTTATATTTTAAATACTTAGAATCTGAAATATAAGGAATTTTCTTTTTAGCAGACAATATGACTAGCCCTAATTTCCCCTTTTCCCTACTATCAGAAATACAGGCATTCAAAAGTTCATTTGAATATCCCTTTCCTTTAAATCGCCCCGATACCCACAGACAGTCAATAAACATATAACCCTTTGCCTCAATAGGACACCATGCATTTTCTGCTGGCACATATTCTATAAAACACTTTCCCCTGACATTTCCTTTTAAAAATACCAGTCCTTCTTTAAAACGTTTCTTCAGCCATTCTTTTTTTGAAACAACCTGGCAATCTTTATTGCTTGAAATTGCACAGCAAATATGTTCTTCCTCTATATTTTCTTCCGTAACCTTTATTAATTCCATTTTACCACCTTCTTAGATTTTATTTTACTATATAATATATCAAACATAACATGACAACTGCATGTCATCTTTGATATATTTCTTCAAGTTCATATTTTCTTCATAATCAAAAGTATAACTTGATCTATAGCAACTGGAAATATATACTCTTTATTAAAAGTAGAAAATGCTTCTAAATTGTGATATATTGTTAATAAAATATTTCACAAAATTATGAGAGAAGGAATTATAAATGGAGAAAATTTTTCAATCATTGATTAATACTGCACCAGTCATAAGTGAAGCACTTGAAGGAAATACAGTTATCACAATTTGGGATAAAGAAAAATGTATATATGCTCTAGACAGTAAAAATAAAAAATCTACTGTAAAAGCCGGCGACAAATCCGACATGAATCTTATTGAAAATGTTGGTGCCAGTGATACCATTTTTAATAAAAAGGAAACATTTAGAGCTATATTTAATAAGAATGAACATGGTATAGATGCTAAAGTTACCATAATTCCTGCAATTAATAAAAACGGACAAGTTGTTGGCGTATTAATTTTATCAACAGACATAGAAAGCGCTATAAAAATTAAAAAATCCACATCAGAATTAAAGAGTTCTCTTCAAGAAACAAGCTCAAGTATATCAGAAATTACTAACGATGCTGTTAAATTGTCTGAAAAGTTAAATTATATTATAGAAAATACTGAAGTAACAAAAAAATTAATAACTGAAAGCAATGAGGCTATTAATTTAATTGAAAGCATCTCAAAACAATCTAATCTTCTTGGACTTAATGCTGCAATAGAGTCTTCAAGAGCTGGAGAATATGGAAAGGGGTTCTCTGTAGTAGCAGGAGAAATGAGGAAATTGGCATCAAATAGCAGTGAATCTTCTAAAAAGATCTCATCAGCACTTGTCGAAATGAACAATAATATGAAAGTAATAATAGATACTATAAATGAATTGGGCCAAATAGCCACAACTCAAGCCGGTTCA
The genomic region above belongs to Clostridium sp. AWRP and contains:
- a CDS encoding methyl-accepting chemotaxis protein; protein product: MEKIFQSLINTAPVISEALEGNTVITIWDKEKCIYALDSKNKKSTVKAGDKSDMNLIENVGASDTIFNKKETFRAIFNKNEHGIDAKVTIIPAINKNGQVVGVLILSTDIESAIKIKKSTSELKSSLQETSSSISEITNDAVKLSEKLNYIIENTEVTKKLITESNEAINLIESISKQSNLLGLNAAIESSRAGEYGKGFSVVAGEMRKLASNSSESSKKISSALVEMNNNMKVIIDTINELGQIATTQAGSLEEVSAAITQITENSQVLVDNMKLH
- a CDS encoding GNAT family N-acetyltransferase; amino-acid sequence: MELIKVTEENIEEEHICCAISSNKDCQVVSKKEWLKKRFKEGLVFLKGNVRGKCFIEYVPAENAWCPIEAKGYMFIDCLWVSGRFKGKGYSNELLNACISDSREKGKLGLVILSAKKKIPYISDSKYLKYKKFELADTSKPFYELFYLPFHENVLKPSFMKHIKVPSIKEQGFVLYYSNQCPFTAKYVPIIEKVASEKKIAFKSIRFESTKEARMSPAPFTTYSLFYNGKFVTNEILSDKAFQKMIHKVID
- a CDS encoding sulfide-dependent adenosine diphosphate thiazole synthase, translated to MYLEDTKISKAIIDTYKNKLEDVLHSDVIIVGGGPSGLVAASYLAKAGIKTTLLERSLSIGGGMWGGGMMMNQIVIQESAKSILDESNIGYKKYEENYYTADSIECVSGLTFNAAQSGARILNLITVEDVIVKDKCISGLVINWAAVEKTRMPIDPIMIESKYVLDATGHDASVVNKLVTRMGNVLNTPNGTLEGEKPMWANRGEEQVVENTREVYPGLYVSGMAANATFGGQRMGPIFGGMLISGQKVAQELIKKIKSR